A window of the Polaribacter sp. HaHaR_3_91 genome harbors these coding sequences:
- a CDS encoding nitrate reductase: MIKNEIKTTCSYCGVGCGIIVKKDINNKVFVEGDKDHPVNKGMLCSKGMNLHYVANDTSDRILYPEMRWSRSHPRERVSWDTALDRAANVFKSIIKKHGPDSVAFYVSGQSLTEEYYIANKLTKGFLGTNNIDTNSRLCMSSAVVGYKKTFGEDSVPISYDDIELADTFLITGANPAWCHPILFRRIEKRKEENPKVKVIVIDPRKTDSAKFADLHLQLTPGTDVVLYNAIGRCLYKSGLIDEDFIKNHTQGFDGYKEIIFGTTLKQASKICGVPAKEIQKAAEMIGLAKGFISMWAMGLNQSVIGTDKNTSLLNLSLITGQVGKPGAGPFSLTGQPNAMGGREVGGMANLLAVHKDLGNEEHRREVAQFWGVDKISPKPGLTATEMFDALESGKLKAVWIACTNPLVSMPNSHRIEKAMANSKFVVVQEISHKSDTLQFADLVLPAAAWLEKEGTMTNSERRISYLPKEIEAPGEARPDVEIFCDFAQRMGFRGFNFNSAEEIYDEYASMTKGTNIDVSFLNYDRLKNEGTFQWPVNEYRSKGTPRLFEDKKFYTPSQKAIFNVPSTIDTSVKTNDEFPLILTTGRVRDQWHTMTKTGKVARLKTHYAKPVLEINPVDAYLNKIKDGDITEIKSGNGVVRVRAKITDEIKEGVVFLPMHWGKVLQSNLNRANNLTNTHVDPVSKEPDFKFTSVSVSKYKKPKDKIIIAGAGAAAFRFLQNYRDNNEVDEIHVFSMEKNLFYNRVLLPEYITEELSWEQLLKIKNAELKGLNIKIHPETIIEKIDKDAKVVTDSNGETHSFDKLILATGSRPFIPKDVQIDLPGRFTMRNKSDADRFKNYLDATGLPPEEQHVVIVGGGLLGLELAAAMKHKNVKITIIQRASRLMERQLDKISSKLLSINVQERGIQIYFDNEVSTVFDDEDTGELTINLKSGKYINANAIVYAIGTRPNIEIAKNNGIICGRGVKVNQHLQSSHPDIFAIGEIAEFKNKLFGITSAAEEQAGILANFIAGDISEAYNGSVLMNILKFSDLNLCSIGEISVPDNDPSYEEIIFTDISKGYYKKCIVKDDLLIGAVLVGDKNEFAEFKTLIESKIEMSDKRETLLRGASNDAPVLGKLVCSCSQVGEGNIEEAIAKGCSNFTELCNKTGAGLGCGSCKTEVREILNNAKVTV, from the coding sequence ATGATTAAAAATGAAATTAAAACAACGTGTTCTTATTGTGGAGTAGGTTGCGGAATTATCGTAAAAAAAGACATTAACAACAAGGTTTTTGTTGAAGGAGATAAAGACCATCCTGTTAATAAAGGAATGTTATGTTCTAAAGGGATGAATTTGCATTATGTTGCTAATGATACTTCAGACAGAATTTTATATCCAGAAATGCGTTGGAGTCGTTCGCATCCGCGTGAGCGTGTTTCTTGGGATACGGCTTTAGATAGAGCTGCCAACGTTTTTAAATCAATCATAAAAAAACATGGTCCAGATTCTGTAGCATTTTACGTTTCCGGACAAAGTTTAACAGAAGAATATTACATTGCTAATAAACTTACAAAAGGGTTTTTAGGAACCAATAATATAGATACCAACTCGCGTTTATGCATGAGTTCTGCAGTGGTTGGTTATAAAAAAACATTCGGAGAAGATAGTGTGCCAATTTCGTATGATGATATTGAATTAGCAGATACTTTTTTAATAACAGGTGCAAACCCTGCTTGGTGTCATCCAATTTTGTTTAGACGAATTGAAAAACGTAAAGAAGAAAATCCGAAGGTAAAAGTTATTGTAATTGATCCACGTAAAACAGATTCTGCAAAATTTGCAGATTTGCATTTGCAATTAACACCAGGTACAGATGTTGTTTTATACAATGCTATTGGTAGGTGTTTGTACAAAAGTGGTTTAATTGATGAAGATTTTATTAAAAATCATACGCAAGGTTTTGATGGTTACAAAGAAATAATCTTTGGAACCACTTTAAAACAAGCTTCTAAAATTTGTGGAGTTCCTGCCAAGGAAATTCAAAAAGCTGCAGAAATGATTGGTCTTGCCAAAGGCTTTATCAGCATGTGGGCAATGGGTTTAAACCAAAGTGTAATTGGTACAGACAAAAATACATCACTTTTAAATTTATCTTTAATTACCGGTCAGGTTGGTAAACCAGGTGCAGGTCCTTTTTCATTAACAGGTCAGCCAAATGCAATGGGCGGACGAGAAGTTGGCGGAATGGCAAACTTGTTAGCGGTTCATAAAGATTTAGGAAACGAAGAACACAGAAGAGAAGTTGCACAATTTTGGGGAGTCGATAAAATATCGCCAAAACCAGGATTAACAGCAACAGAAATGTTTGATGCTTTAGAGAGCGGAAAGTTAAAAGCAGTTTGGATTGCTTGTACAAATCCGTTAGTAAGTATGCCAAATTCGCACAGAATAGAAAAAGCGATGGCAAATTCTAAGTTTGTGGTAGTACAAGAAATTTCTCATAAATCAGATACTTTACAGTTTGCAGATTTGGTTTTACCAGCTGCAGCGTGGTTAGAAAAAGAAGGTACAATGACAAATTCTGAAAGAAGAATTTCTTATTTACCAAAAGAAATTGAAGCGCCAGGAGAAGCAAGACCAGATGTAGAAATTTTCTGTGATTTTGCACAAAGAATGGGTTTTAGAGGTTTTAATTTTAATAGTGCAGAAGAAATTTATGATGAATATGCTTCTATGACCAAAGGAACAAATATTGATGTTTCTTTCTTAAATTATGATCGATTAAAAAACGAAGGTACTTTTCAGTGGCCAGTAAATGAATATAGAAGTAAAGGAACACCGCGTCTTTTTGAAGATAAAAAGTTTTATACACCTTCTCAAAAAGCAATTTTTAATGTTCCATCAACCATAGATACATCTGTAAAAACGAATGACGAGTTTCCGTTAATTTTAACCACAGGTCGTGTTAGGGATCAGTGGCATACCATGACCAAAACGGGGAAAGTAGCAAGATTAAAAACACATTATGCAAAACCTGTTTTAGAAATAAACCCTGTTGATGCATATTTAAATAAAATAAAAGACGGAGATATTACAGAGATTAAAAGTGGAAACGGAGTTGTAAGGGTACGTGCAAAAATTACCGACGAAATTAAAGAAGGCGTTGTTTTCTTGCCAATGCACTGGGGTAAAGTGTTGCAAAGTAATTTAAATAGAGCCAATAATTTAACCAACACACATGTAGATCCGGTTTCTAAAGAACCCGATTTTAAATTTACATCGGTTTCTGTATCAAAATATAAAAAACCGAAAGATAAAATTATCATTGCAGGTGCAGGAGCTGCCGCTTTTCGTTTTTTACAAAACTATAGAGATAATAATGAGGTTGATGAGATTCATGTTTTTTCTATGGAAAAGAACTTGTTTTACAACCGTGTTTTGTTGCCAGAATATATTACAGAAGAACTTTCTTGGGAGCAATTATTGAAAATAAAAAATGCTGAATTAAAGGGATTGAATATTAAAATTCACCCAGAAACAATAATAGAAAAGATTGATAAGGATGCTAAAGTTGTTACAGATTCTAACGGAGAAACGCATTCGTTTGATAAATTAATTTTAGCAACAGGAAGTAGGCCTTTTATACCTAAAGATGTACAAATAGATTTACCGGGTCGTTTTACCATGCGTAATAAAAGTGATGCAGATCGCTTTAAAAATTATTTAGATGCTACAGGTTTGCCGCCAGAAGAACAACATGTTGTAATTGTTGGTGGAGGTTTGTTAGGTTTAGAGTTGGCTGCAGCGATGAAGCACAAGAATGTAAAAATCACTATTATTCAGCGTGCATCTCGATTAATGGAACGTCAACTAGATAAAATTTCTAGTAAATTATTATCAATAAACGTACAAGAAAGAGGCATTCAAATTTATTTTGATAATGAAGTAAGTACTGTTTTTGATGATGAAGATACTGGTGAATTAACCATCAACCTAAAAAGTGGAAAATACATTAATGCCAATGCAATTGTGTATGCAATTGGTACAAGACCAAATATAGAAATTGCTAAAAATAATGGTATTATTTGCGGTAGAGGAGTAAAAGTGAATCAACATTTACAATCTTCTCATCCAGATATTTTTGCCATCGGAGAAATTGCAGAATTTAAAAACAAGTTATTTGGTATTACCTCTGCAGCAGAAGAACAAGCAGGTATTTTAGCCAACTTTATTGCAGGTGATATTAGTGAGGCTTACAATGGTTCTGTATTAATGAATATTCTAAAATTTAGCGATTTAAACTTGTGTAGTATTGGAGAAATTTCTGTTCCGGATAACGATCCAAGTTACGAGGAAATTATTTTTACAGATATTTCTAAAGGATATTATAAGAAGTGTATTGTAAAAGATGATTTACTAATTGGTGCTGTTTTAGTAGGTGACAAAAATGAATTTGCAGAGTTTAAAACCTTAATTGAAAGCAAGATTGAAATGTCTGACAAACGAGAAACCTTGTTAAGAGGCGCATCTAATGACGCACCTGTTTTAGGAAAATTAGTTTGTTCTTGTAGCCAAGTAGGAGAAGGAAATATTGAAGAAGCCATTGCTAAAGGGTGTTCTAATTTTACGGAATTATGTAACAAAACAGGCGCAGGTTTAGGGTGTGGAAGTTGTAAAACGGAAGTAAGAGAAATTTTGAACAATGCAAAAGTAACAGTATGA
- a CDS encoding rubredoxin, producing MSEQLNRIIVRGGVLSPGELKYICESVESLGLKTISFGSRQDILLPKNVNQEELAQFDKLKIVEANETGVENIVSSYVCADIFPSTSWLTGDRYLYLLEQFNSESKLKINLTDPKQRLVPLFTGNINFIASEHEDYWYLYVRLPDWKKTQMYPALIYSWDLDKIETAIENILQEEPETIEMIFDLVSDAIDTNNRTVDIPLEVPFYPFPYFEGMNKIGMDKYWLGLYWRNNKYDISFLKEMCELCSENKIGKISITPWKSFVVKGIPRESKLVWEKFLGKRGINVRHSMLELNWHIPVANKDALNLKKYLVSNFDQNDISTYGLTFGITDYSKAAYYFTSIVVEKNKQPEMIGNFQTRDTYNLLYAKNFDPNTRQYIMHVQDVDKVELPGLLMELSQLYFDQLGSEIEAEKEAEVQKETTELEVYQCKDCLTIYDEAFGDVIQNIPAETLFNALPESYECSLCEAPKSSFQKVVLVK from the coding sequence ATGAGCGAGCAGTTAAATAGAATCATTGTAAGAGGTGGAGTTTTATCTCCTGGAGAACTAAAATACATTTGCGAATCTGTAGAAAGTTTGGGCTTAAAAACCATTTCTTTTGGGTCTAGACAAGATATTTTATTACCTAAAAATGTAAATCAAGAAGAGTTAGCTCAATTTGATAAATTAAAAATTGTAGAAGCAAATGAAACAGGTGTAGAAAACATTGTTTCGTCTTATGTTTGTGCAGATATTTTTCCGAGTACTTCTTGGTTAACCGGAGATCGATATTTATATCTTTTAGAACAATTTAACTCAGAATCTAAATTAAAAATCAATTTAACAGATCCAAAACAACGTTTAGTTCCTTTGTTTACTGGGAATATAAATTTTATTGCTTCAGAACATGAAGATTATTGGTATTTGTATGTGAGGCTTCCAGATTGGAAAAAAACACAAATGTATCCTGCTTTAATTTATAGTTGGGATTTAGATAAGATTGAAACTGCCATAGAAAACATCCTTCAAGAAGAGCCAGAAACCATCGAAATGATTTTTGATTTGGTTAGTGATGCAATAGATACCAATAATAGAACGGTAGACATCCCTTTAGAAGTGCCTTTTTATCCTTTTCCTTATTTTGAGGGAATGAACAAAATTGGTATGGATAAATACTGGTTAGGTTTGTATTGGAGAAACAATAAATATGATATTTCTTTCTTAAAAGAAATGTGCGAATTGTGTTCTGAAAATAAGATTGGTAAAATTTCTATTACACCTTGGAAATCTTTTGTAGTTAAAGGGATTCCGAGAGAATCTAAACTGGTTTGGGAGAAGTTTTTAGGTAAGAGAGGAATTAATGTTCGCCATTCTATGCTAGAGTTAAATTGGCACATTCCAGTAGCCAATAAAGACGCTTTAAATTTAAAAAAATACTTGGTTTCTAATTTCGATCAAAATGATATTAGTACCTACGGTTTAACCTTCGGAATTACAGATTACAGTAAAGCAGCTTATTATTTTACATCAATCGTTGTTGAAAAAAATAAACAACCAGAAATGATAGGAAATTTCCAGACAAGAGATACTTATAATTTATTGTACGCTAAAAATTTCGATCCGAATACAAGGCAATATATTATGCACGTTCAAGACGTGGATAAAGTAGAATTACCAGGTTTATTAATGGAATTAAGTCAGTTGTATTTTGATCAATTAGGAAGCGAAATAGAAGCAGAAAAAGAAGCTGAGGTACAAAAAGAAACCACAGAATTAGAAGTATACCAATGCAAAGATTGTTTAACAATTTACGATGAAGCCTTTGGCGATGTTATTCAAAATATCCCTGCAGAAACCTTATTTAATGCGCTTCCAGAAAGCTATGAATGTTCGCTGTGTGAAGCTCCAAAATCTAGTTTTCAAAAAGTAGTATTGGTTAAATAA
- a CDS encoding ABC transporter permease, with translation MKASLTLEKVSNFIGLGFFVTLKDLFTGKLEKEEFKNFLRKTIVPLASILLFIGLWHLGAKSLYNIEAEFKIEKALEDQGQVAADALKACIASGESSCQPNTLPSPAQVWESFHSLLRDHRIINADKAAFIEKTAALNASRIAEGKDAITYTGRPSFVDQIFRSLQTVFAGFLLALLIAVPLGIFIGLSATLKSAFNWFIQIFKPVSPVVWYLLVFMIVKTLLIDSNEDSSFTISFISVGFCSMWATLVNTAMGVSSVDKDYINVAKVLKLGTFQKIFKVILPSSLPLIFTGLKITLSVAWMVLIAIELLAQSPGLGLFVWEEFQNGANDSNAKIIVAMFVIGIIGFLLDRLMLTIQNWVSFDKTDAI, from the coding sequence ATGAAAGCAAGTTTAACACTAGAGAAGGTTTCTAATTTTATAGGATTAGGTTTTTTTGTAACATTAAAAGATCTGTTTACTGGAAAACTAGAAAAAGAGGAATTTAAAAACTTTTTACGCAAGACAATAGTGCCACTTGCTTCCATTTTATTATTTATTGGTTTGTGGCATTTAGGAGCAAAATCTTTATATAATATAGAGGCAGAATTTAAAATAGAAAAGGCTTTAGAAGATCAGGGGCAGGTTGCGGCAGATGCTTTAAAAGCATGTATTGCTTCTGGAGAATCTAGTTGTCAGCCAAATACATTACCATCTCCTGCTCAAGTTTGGGAATCTTTCCATTCTTTATTAAGAGATCACAGAATTATTAATGCAGATAAAGCTGCTTTTATAGAAAAAACAGCTGCTTTAAATGCTAGTAGAATTGCAGAAGGAAAAGACGCAATTACGTATACAGGAAGACCATCATTTGTAGATCAAATATTTAGAAGTTTACAAACGGTATTTGCTGGGTTCTTATTAGCCTTATTAATTGCAGTTCCTTTAGGTATTTTTATAGGATTAAGTGCAACTTTAAAAAGTGCTTTTAATTGGTTTATTCAAATTTTTAAGCCAGTATCACCCGTAGTTTGGTATTTATTAGTTTTTATGATTGTAAAAACATTGTTGATAGATTCTAACGAAGATAGTTCTTTTACCATTTCATTTATTAGTGTTGGTTTCTGTTCTATGTGGGCAACATTAGTAAATACTGCTATGGGAGTTTCTTCTGTAGATAAAGATTATATAAATGTTGCAAAAGTTTTAAAATTAGGAACTTTTCAGAAGATTTTTAAAGTAATCTTACCTTCTTCTTTGCCTTTAATTTTTACAGGATTAAAGATAACATTATCAGTTGCTTGGATGGTTTTAATTGCAATTGAACTTTTGGCACAGAGTCCTGGTTTAGGGTTGTTTGTGTGGGAGGAATTCCAAAATGGAGCAAACGATTCTAATGCAAAAATTATCGTAGCCATGTTTGTAATTGGTATTATCGGTTTTTTATTAGACAGATTGATGTTAACAATTCAGAATTGGGTGTCTTTTGATAAAACAGATGCAATTTAA
- a CDS encoding ABC transporter ATP-binding protein encodes MAYLELNNIYKSYHQADGETEVLSNINLKIEEGEFVAIVGFTGSGKTTLVNLINGLIKPTSGEVLFKGEPVVGTSHERGVIFQNYSLLPWLTVGQNVFMAVKEAFPKKNKKELNEIVANYVEMVSLTPAINKRPNELSGGMRQRVAVARALAMKPEMIIMDEPLGALDALTRGNLQDEILNIWGKDKRTALLITNDVDEGIYMADRIIPLRPGPNATLGPEFKIDLERPRDKTAMNDNESFKKTRNAIIEYLMDIGNERKSEAKKEYILPDLTPKDFVNQFKFGM; translated from the coding sequence ATGGCATATTTAGAACTAAATAATATTTACAAAAGTTATCATCAAGCAGATGGAGAGACAGAAGTGTTGTCTAATATCAACTTGAAAATAGAAGAAGGCGAATTTGTTGCAATTGTAGGTTTTACAGGAAGTGGAAAAACAACGTTAGTTAATTTAATTAATGGATTGATAAAACCAACAAGTGGAGAAGTGTTGTTTAAAGGAGAACCTGTGGTTGGTACAAGTCATGAACGTGGAGTTATTTTTCAAAATTATTCGTTATTGCCTTGGTTAACGGTTGGTCAGAATGTGTTTATGGCAGTAAAAGAAGCTTTTCCGAAGAAAAATAAAAAGGAACTAAATGAAATTGTTGCCAATTATGTAGAAATGGTGAGTTTAACGCCAGCAATAAATAAAAGACCAAACGAATTATCTGGAGGAATGCGTCAAAGAGTAGCGGTTGCAAGAGCTTTGGCAATGAAACCAGAAATGATAATTATGGACGAACCTCTAGGAGCTTTAGATGCTTTAACACGTGGTAATTTACAAGACGAAATCTTAAATATTTGGGGGAAAGATAAGAGAACAGCTTTGTTAATTACAAATGATGTTGATGAAGGTATTTATATGGCAGATAGAATTATTCCTTTAAGGCCTGGGCCTAATGCAACTTTAGGACCAGAATTTAAAATTGATTTAGAGCGTCCGAGAGATAAAACAGCCATGAATGACAATGAGAGTTTTAAGAAAACAAGAAATGCTATTATTGAGTATTTAATGGATATTGGAAATGAACGTAAATCTGAAGCTAAAAAGGAATATATACTTCCAGATTTAACGCCTAAAGATTTTGTGAATCAGTTTAAATTTGGAATGTAA
- a CDS encoding Crp/Fnr family transcriptional regulator: MEGAPVNGLFFILKGTVKVFRTGINGREQIVRFAKEGEIIGHRGFGTEEYYSIGSIALQDTILCYFSKDDLQEALLENPKFGYDMMLFYANELNKSESKVKTISQMTVRERVIDTLLYIHRKFGDLRGFLNLPLSRKEYADYAGTTEEQVIRIFSTLKKEGLIIAQGKKIGIANIQNLKNEISEHNYYLDS; encoded by the coding sequence ATGGAAGGCGCACCTGTAAATGGCTTGTTTTTTATTTTAAAAGGAACTGTAAAAGTTTTTAGAACCGGTATTAATGGACGTGAACAAATTGTGCGTTTTGCTAAAGAGGGAGAAATTATAGGACACAGAGGTTTTGGTACAGAAGAGTATTATTCTATTGGTTCTATTGCTTTGCAAGATACTATTTTGTGTTATTTCTCTAAAGATGATTTACAAGAAGCGTTGTTAGAAAACCCCAAGTTTGGGTATGATATGATGTTGTTTTACGCCAACGAATTAAATAAAAGCGAGTCTAAAGTGAAAACGATTTCTCAAATGACCGTTCGTGAACGCGTTATTGATACATTGTTATATATTCATAGAAAATTTGGCGATTTAAGAGGGTTTTTAAACCTGCCTTTAAGTAGAAAAGAATATGCAGATTATGCAGGAACTACAGAAGAGCAAGTGATTAGGATTTTTTCTACACTTAAAAAGGAAGGGTTGATCATTGCACAAGGAAAAAAAATTGGCATTGCTAATATTCAGAATTTAAAGAATGAAATTAGTGAACATAATTACTATTTAGATTCTTAA
- a CDS encoding ABC transporter ATP-binding protein — protein sequence MSTIIKQEPPKIITNNKPFPSNDVMLDLKNLKKVYPTPKGDYVVLEDLNLQIKKEEFVTIIGHSGCGKTTMLSMIAGLNPISGGNISVLGKHIQGPGPDRGVIFQSPSLMPWMTSLQNVLLGVNQVFPKATKAQRNDVAKYYLQKVGLEDAFHKKASELSQGMQQRVGIARAFAIKPKVLLLDEPFGMLDSLTRGELQDILIEIWNKEKITAVMITHDVDEAIFLADRVVMMTSGPKAKIGDILDINFERPRTRKSVLEHDDYYTYRKHLIDFLEH from the coding sequence ATGAGCACTATAATAAAACAAGAACCACCTAAAATTATTACGAATAACAAACCATTTCCTTCGAATGATGTAATGTTAGATTTAAAAAATCTTAAAAAAGTATATCCTACTCCAAAAGGAGATTATGTAGTTTTAGAAGATTTAAATCTGCAGATAAAAAAAGAAGAATTTGTGACTATTATTGGGCATTCTGGTTGTGGTAAAACAACAATGCTTTCTATGATTGCTGGTTTAAACCCAATTTCTGGAGGTAATATTTCTGTGTTAGGAAAACACATACAAGGTCCTGGACCAGATAGAGGTGTTATTTTTCAATCGCCTAGTTTAATGCCTTGGATGACTTCTTTACAGAATGTTTTGTTGGGAGTAAATCAGGTTTTTCCTAAAGCTACAAAAGCACAAAGAAATGATGTTGCAAAATACTATTTACAAAAAGTAGGTTTAGAAGATGCTTTTCATAAAAAAGCAAGTGAATTATCGCAAGGTATGCAACAAAGAGTAGGTATTGCAAGAGCATTTGCAATTAAACCAAAAGTATTGTTGTTAGATGAACCTTTTGGAATGTTAGATTCTTTAACAAGAGGAGAATTGCAAGACATTTTAATAGAAATCTGGAACAAAGAAAAAATAACAGCAGTAATGATTACCCACGATGTAGATGAAGCTATTTTTTTAGCAGACAGAGTGGTAATGATGACTAGCGGACCGAAAGCCAAAATTGGAGATATTTTAGATATCAATTTTGAAAGACCAAGAACTAGAAAATCTGTTTTAGAGCATGACGATTATTATACATACAGAAAGCATTTAATAGATTTTTTAGAGCATTAA
- a CDS encoding CmpA/NrtA family ABC transporter substrate-binding protein codes for MKSLFKKSTYILPVAMLLFACGGKETKKATTVVDAVVSKTKTLAIEKPQLTFGFIKLTDMAPLAIAKEKGFFEDEGLFVSVEAQSNWKNILDRVIDGQLDGSHMLAGQPIAAGAGFGRQAKLVTAFSMDLNGNAITVSNDVWSKMKPHVAKDKDGKPVHPIKAEALKPVITEYRNSGKPFKMGMVFPVSTHNYEIRYWLAAAGINPGMYTKENVQGQIDAEVLLSVTPPPQMPATLEAGTIHGYCVGEPWNQQAVFKGIGVPVVTNYDIWKNNPEKVFVMTEKFVNENPNTAIAVTKALIRAGKWLDKPENRKEAVQILSMSQYVGAPVEVLANSMTGTFEFEKGDKREMEDFNVFYKYNATYPFYSDGIWFLTQMRRWGQIPDAKTADWYASTIKDIYRPDIWKKAAALLVAEGNIPAADIPTTDGYKPATADFIDGTMYDAKDPIGYINSFKIGNKDKK; via the coding sequence ATGAAATCTCTATTTAAAAAATCAACTTACATTTTACCTGTAGCAATGTTATTATTTGCTTGTGGTGGTAAAGAAACTAAAAAAGCAACAACAGTTGTTGATGCAGTAGTATCAAAAACGAAAACGTTAGCAATTGAAAAACCACAATTAACATTTGGGTTTATCAAGTTAACAGATATGGCTCCTTTGGCTATTGCAAAAGAAAAAGGATTTTTCGAAGACGAAGGATTGTTTGTTTCTGTAGAAGCACAATCTAACTGGAAAAATATTTTAGATCGTGTTATTGATGGTCAATTAGACGGTTCGCACATGTTAGCGGGTCAGCCAATTGCTGCAGGAGCAGGTTTTGGTCGTCAAGCAAAATTAGTAACTGCTTTTTCTATGGATTTAAACGGAAATGCAATTACAGTTTCTAATGATGTTTGGTCTAAAATGAAACCACATGTAGCAAAAGATAAAGATGGTAAACCTGTTCATCCTATAAAAGCAGAAGCTTTAAAGCCTGTTATTACTGAATATAGAAATTCTGGTAAACCTTTTAAAATGGGAATGGTTTTTCCGGTTTCAACGCATAATTATGAAATTAGATATTGGTTGGCAGCAGCAGGAATAAACCCTGGAATGTATACCAAAGAAAACGTACAAGGACAGATTGATGCTGAGGTTTTATTATCTGTAACGCCTCCACCACAAATGCCAGCAACGTTAGAAGCAGGTACTATTCATGGATATTGTGTAGGTGAACCTTGGAATCAGCAAGCCGTTTTTAAAGGAATTGGAGTTCCGGTTGTTACAAATTATGATATCTGGAAAAACAACCCAGAGAAAGTATTTGTTATGACAGAGAAATTTGTAAACGAAAACCCAAATACAGCCATTGCAGTTACCAAAGCATTAATTAGAGCTGGTAAATGGTTAGACAAACCAGAAAATAGAAAAGAAGCTGTGCAAATTTTATCTATGTCTCAATACGTAGGTGCTCCTGTAGAAGTATTAGCAAATTCTATGACCGGTACTTTTGAGTTTGAAAAAGGAGATAAAAGAGAAATGGAAGACTTTAATGTATTCTATAAATACAATGCAACCTATCCTTTTTATTCTGATGGAATCTGGTTTTTAACACAAATGAGAAGATGGGGACAAATACCTGATGCAAAAACTGCAGATTGGTACGCAAGCACAATTAAAGATATTTACAGACCAGATATCTGGAAAAAAGCAGCAGCTCTTTTAGTTGCAGAAGGAAACATTCCTGCAGCAGATATTCCTACAACAGATGGTTACAAGCCAGCAACAGCAGATTTTATTGATGGAACAATGTACGATGCAAAAGATCCAATAGGATACATCAATAGTTTTAAAATAGGAAATAAAGATAAAAAATAA